The Haloprofundus salinisoli region GTCGGGCGTCGCACCGCCGACAGCGTCGAGGAAGTCGACGCCGAGAACGAGAAACGGGAGGCCGGTCGAGGCGACGGCCGCCGGGAGCTCGTCGGCGACCGCCCGAAACGAGTCGACCGGAACGCCGAGCGCCTCGCTCACGCGCTCGTAGTCGACGTCGACCGGCCGAACGGTCGGAGGCGACTGCGTCATCCAGACGACGCCGTCGTCGGTGAGTTCGATTTCGAGGTCGCCGACGTTCGTTTCGAGCGTGTGAACGCCCGCGTCGAGGACGTCTTCCTCGGAGAGATGCGCGTGCGCCGCGACGGTCGCGTGCCCGCAGAGGTCGACTTCCTGTGCCGGCGTGAAGTAGCGGATGCGTCGGTCGGCGCTCTCGGAGGGGCGGAGAAACGCCGTCTCACTCACAGACAGTTCGCGGGCGACCGCCTGCATCTGTTCGACCGAGAGGCCGTCGGCGTCGGGGACGACGCCGGCGGCGTTACCCGCGAGCGGTTCGGTGGTGAACGCGTCGACCAACAACGCGCGACGAGTGTCCATGCGCTCACCACCGGCCGGGGGACAAAGAAAGTATCACTCGGCGCGACTCAGCGACGACGACGGACCGCCAGTCCCGCAATCGCCAGCAGGCAACTCAGCGCCGTCCCGAAGCGGGTGTCAGGGAGCAGCGTCGCGAAACTGGCCGACTCCGTCTCGGTGGTCGTCGTCGCGTCGGAGTCGGTCGGCGTCGCGGTTTCGGTCTGGCTCTCCGTCGACTGTGACTCCGTCGTCTGCACGGTCTCGGTCGTCTCCGTCGACGTGTCGGTTTCGGTGGGCGTCGCGGTTTCGGTCGGCGTGGACGTGGTCGTCGATGTGGCCGTAGTCGAAACCGTCGTGGTCGTCGATGTGGCCGTGGTCGAAGCAGTCGTCGTCGAGGTAGTCGACGTGGAGGTGGTCGTCGAGGACGGCGAACCGCACGCCTGGACGCTCTCGGTTATCGCCGAAGTCTCCTCGTCCTCGACGGGCACCGATTCGCCGGTGTCGCTACGCACTGCCTCGGTGACCACGTAGTACTGGTCACCCTCCGACCCGCT contains the following coding sequences:
- a CDS encoding PhzF family phenazine biosynthesis protein — protein: MDTRRALLVDAFTTEPLAGNAAGVVPDADGLSVEQMQAVARELSVSETAFLRPSESADRRIRYFTPAQEVDLCGHATVAAHAHLSEEDVLDAGVHTLETNVGDLEIELTDDGVVWMTQSPPTVRPVDVDYERVSEALGVPVDSFRAVADELPAAVASTGLPFLVLGVDFLDAVGGATPDMSAVAALTEEYDATGVYLFTFDTLNAESTLHARMFAPGTGVPEDPVTGTASGACGAYLEHVGAFDTLPDEMQFEQGEFVERSGRVRVRVGDEVRVGGRAVTTFDGTLVVPEIDADEILEA